The Benincasa hispida cultivar B227 chromosome 11, ASM972705v1, whole genome shotgun sequence genome has a segment encoding these proteins:
- the LOC120090694 gene encoding uncharacterized protein LOC120090694 → MDYAKKCEACQYHANFINQPPEPLHPTIASWPFEAWGLDLVSPITPKSLAGHSYILVATDYFSRWAEAVALREAKKENVVDFIRTHIVHRYGIPHWIVTDNGRQFSNSLMDRLCEKFKFKQYKSSMYNVAANGLVEAFNKTLCNLLKKIVSKSKRDWQEKIGEALWAYRTIHRTPIGVTPYFLVYGVEAVFPLEREIPSLRMAVQEGLTIEDNTKLRLQKLEALDEK, encoded by the coding sequence ATGGATTATGCAAAGAAATGTGAAGCCTGTCAATATCACGCGAATTTCATTAATCAACCGCCCGAGCCTCTACATCCGACCATAGCCTCGTGGCCTTTCGAAGCATGGGGGCTTGATCTGGTCAGCCCTATAACACCTAAGTCATTAGCAGGGCACTCATACATCCTCGTAGCCACTGACTACTTCTCAAGATGGGCTGAGGCTGTCGCGCTAAGGGAAGCTAAGAAAGAAAACGTGGTGGATTTTATCCGCACTCATATCGTTCATCGGTATGGTATTCCCCATTGGATCGTGACAGATAACGGAAGACAATTCTCCAACAGTTTGATGGACAGGTtgtgtgaaaaattcaaattcaaacagTACAAGTCATCCATGTATAACGTCGCTGCAAATGGGTTGGTTGAGGCATTTAACAAGACATTGTGCAACCTACTGAAGAAAATTGTTTCCAAGTCGAAGAGAGATTGGCAGGAGAAGATCGGTGAAGCATTATGGGCTTATCGCACCATTCATCGTACCCCTATAGGAGTCACCCCGTACTTTCTCGTTTATGGGGTAGAAGCTGTCTTtcctttggaaagagaaattccATCGCTAAGAATGGCGGTGCAAGAAGGGCTCACTATAGAGGACAATACCAAACTGCGGCTCCAAAAGTTGGAAGCACTGGATGAAAAATGA